The window CAGTTGGCAAGTCAGACGGCCAGTCAGTATCAAGACATACATGTAGGAATTGGAGGCATCCCCGCGTCCACAGCACCCCGCGTGCCGCGGTACATGTGGGGCATGGGTGCTTTGACTTGGAGAGCTAGTGGCagcttacggagtattagtaGCTGCGATTCGGAGAACCTACTCTGTATGGAGTCGTccgtaggtacggagtacttgacACTGGTTTACATGtatccatgtacatgtaggtactccgGACCTAAGTAGTACTTTGTACCCGCAAAACGCTTTACctagtacagtgcttgtacttgtacaacgaagtacttacatactcCCTACTTCATAGCTGCAAGTATTGAAATTGAACGTGGTATGTGCATAGTACAGTATACACATACTttttgcatgtacttgcaagtggtaattactgcacgcagtacggagcacatgtccTCCGTCCATGTAGGTACAGTCGTTGCTAGTTTGGCTTGGTGTAAGTATGCAATTAGatgaagtactgtacatgtaagtacaagtaccaaggCACCAGTTCGGCACAGATACCTGATAGAcgtaagtatactgtacatgtacggtacatAGCACAGATCTGTCCAGGTGTCGGCGCTGCAAAAATCCGTGCCGAGCTCCTCGTGGCCCCTTTGCTCGAAGCGACGAGACAAGTCACGACAGATTGCCGCACCACGCTGTCCAGACCAGCACGCGATAGGCAAGAGAAATCCGCTCACGACCATGAGATTAACGACGATAGCAGCAGGCGTCATTGCCTGGATGGCGACGGATGTCgtggcgacggcgttgaCGTACCATCTGCCAGCCAACGAGAAGGCTTGCTTCTACACGGAGACCAAGAAGGACAACGAAAAGGTGGCATTCTATTTCGCGGTAGGttgctcgaggccggcgcacGAGAGGCCCGGCGCATACTGACGGTTTCGAATAAAAGGTTCAATCTGGCGGCTCGTTCGATATCGACTACATAGTCGAGGGACCCGAGGGCAAGGTCATCTTAAAGGGCGAAAAAGAGCGCCAAGGCGATTTCGTCTTCACGGCGCAAAAGACTGGCGACTACTCTTTCTGCTTCGACAACGACATGAGCACGTTTGCCGACAAGTTTATCGATTTCGAGATTTCTGTGGGTGCGCCTCGACCACTGACTCCGAACATGCACTGACGGGGAATGGCATAGGTCGAGAACGAGTCCCGGTCCGCGCAGCTGCCATCGAAGCAGGGCTCGACGCCCGAACAGACGACGATCATCGAAGAGGCCATAATCAAAATCTCCGGACAGCTCTCGACCATCTCGCGCAACCAGAAATATTTCCGCACACGCGAGAACCGAAACTTTAGCACGGTCCACAGCACGGAGAGGCGGATTGTCAACTTTAGCATGATGCAGATTGGCCTGATCATTTGCATGGGTGCCCTGCAGGTCTTTGTCGTTCGCTTCTTCTTCCAGGTACGTTTGTCGATGTCTAATTCTGGCGCGCCTCCGCTGACGTCCGTCGCAGGGCGCACGCAAGGGCTATGTATGAAATGCCTGCCTTTGCTCTGGGGGGCATACGACGAGTAGGAGCACGAGGCACCGGCTGGGAAAACGGAGGGAATGGATACTGCTTGCACTCGTTCGGAGCTCGAGTCCATTGATGATGTTTGCTAGATGTGGTCTCCGGCCATGACGAATGGAATGACAGGGGCAGCAGCTGAGGGTCGCCGACATGCGGACGCATTCGCTACCATACTATAGTATACAGATGAGAAATAAACAGATGGTTATTGTCGATATGACGCACGCTCGCATGACGACTACGAGCAGATGTGAGGGCAGCATCGCATGCGTGGACAAGTTCCCGGATTAGCGGGCTAGGATTATTactattgtacttactgcaagtgtactgtacagagtaataaTAGTTTGTGCCGCTTTCGGGAACATGTCCATTGTACTTATggcgtacaactactacgtactgtactccgtacttacacgctgtagttgtacttacatgcacaagtacggagtacttacacctaggCAGAAGTAGTACTTAGAAGCTCGGAGTACATATAtaccagtagtactccgtacttacagtaagtacttactaagtaggtaattaAATActtgctacggagtacagagcaccCCGTAGgtacactacagtactccgtacttacttatagtACCTTCTTGGTGGATTTTTTTTATTAAATTCAATCAATTGAATCTATGTGCTAAGCCACAGGTGGTGCGCCACACCTCGAAGCCTTtcccaagtacagcaagtccAAGGCGCAGAGTCCCCCACCCAACTTTGGCTGGCCAATTGTTCCTGCGTTGCCGGCGTTGCCTTCACTTCTCTCAGCACCTGCATCTGGCATCAAGATCCGCACACAAGCCCGCAacgatggcctcgatggcggcgtccCTGCAGGCCTCGCTCCCCAAACCGAAATACACgggcgaaggcgaggaggacTCCTCACGGTCGCTGCTGCGCGGTccccgcgtcgtcggccccggACAGGTGGACGAAACGCAGGTGGTGCTGAAGCGAAGCGGCCCTCCGGCCTACGGTCAGCGATCCGGTTGGCGGCCGCGGTCGCAGGAAGACTTTGGCGATGGAGGTGCCTTTCCAGAAATCCCCGTGGCCCAGTACCCGCTCGACATGGGCCGGAAGggttcgtcgacgagcaacGCGTTGGCGATCCAGGTGGACGCGCAGGGCAAGGTCAAGTACGATGCCATCGCCCGACAAGGTCACGGCGGCGGTCGAATCGTGCACACTTCATTCAAAGATCTCATCCCGCTGAGGCAACGGGCCGACGCGGGCGAGATCGACCTCTCGCGTCCGGACAAGGAAACGgtggcagcgacggcggaaaAGACGAAGAACGCTCTGGCGGCGCTCATCAgcggcgccgtggcggcACAGAAGCCGAAAAACGTCAACGTCGGAAACCGAAAAGAAGCCACATTCGTCCGTTACACGCCGGCGAGCCAGATGGGCGACAACTCGAAGAAGCAGGACCGTATCATGAAGATTGTGGAACGGCAGCGCGACCCGATGGAGCCCCCCAAGTTCAAGCACAAGAAGATTCCTCGCGgtcctccgtcgccgccgccgccggtgatgcactcgccgccgaggaaaCTGACGGCGGAAGACCAAGAGATGTGGAAGATCCCGCCGCCCGTGTCGAACTGGAAGAACCCAAAGGGCTTCACGGTCCCGCTCGACAAGcgactcgccgccgacggtcggGGTCTGCAAGACATCGCCATCAACGACAAGCACGCACAGTTTGCGGAAGCCGTCAAGATGGCAGAGCGCCACGCTCGCGAGGAAGTGCAGCAGCGGGCCATGATGCAGCAGCGACTGGCGGAGAAGGAAAAGGCGCAGAAGGAAGACAACCTACGAGCGCTCGCGCAGAAGGCTCgggcggagaggaaggcggcggccggcggtCGCAGGGACTCGAGAGCGTCGCGGGACTCGCGGGACTCTCGATCTCGATCGCGGTCACGAAGCTACAGCGACTCCTCGTCGGGATCCGACagcgaggatgccgagatTCGGGAGCGGGAACAAGCTAGACGGGACCGGcggaaggaggaggaaaggAAGCTTCGGCAGACGCGCATGGGCACGGAGCGACGGATCCAGGTCATGGCGCGCGAACAGAACCGCGACATCTCCGAAAAGGTGGCGCTCGGGCTGGCGAAGCCGACGCAGTCGAAGGAGACCATGTACGACTCGCGCCTCTTCAACCAGACGAGCGGCTTCGACAGCGGCTTCAACGAGGACAACCACTACGACAAGCCGCTGTTTGCGGCCCAGGACGCCATCAGCAGCATCTACCGGCCGCGGGCGAAcatggaggacgacgagggcgaagggggagaggaggagatggcCAAGATCCAAAAGGCGAGCCGGTTTGGCGAGGCGCTAGGAAAGGGCAAATTCAAaggcgcggccgaggtggaggtgAGTGCCCTGCCGACGCGGGAGACGGCTGCGTGGCCGACGGATGCTAACCGAGATGGCTCAGGCGCGCGAAGGACCGGTGCAGTTTgagaaggagacggcggACCCGTTCAACGTGGACAAGTTCCTGtccgaggtggacgagacgtcgtcgtcgtcgaagcgcGGATACGGCCTGCAGGACGAAGGGAGGCAGCCGAAGCGACCTCGGgtggatggcgacgacgacgacgacgacgacgacgacgacaaatGAAGGCAGACTCGGTCTCCAAGGTGGGAGGTGATGACGCGAGCAAGTGGATGGAAAGCATCGGCGGTGACATTCATTCATCCATCAGTTTAGCCTGCCAcccccgtcggcgacgaaatGGCCTTGATGCGGTGCCGACAGCTTCAGACTCGGCTATTTTCCGCCTCTCGTAGTTTGCAGGGCCAGATGCTTATGTTTACCTCCGACGCCGAGTCCGTCTCGAGAGATGGGAAGATGGGTGCGACGGAGGGGGGTCAACTGCGCAGCAGGTAGTTGTTGCGGAATGGGTGTTGGAAAGACGGATGCCATGCGCATGCACCGATACTGTAGATGCTTGCCTGCACGCACGTGTTCGCCAACGAAAGTGCCTGTGGAGGTGGAGTTGGGCGCTGCAGTGAGAATTTGAAAGCGAGATGACGGCCGAAGCTCGTCCCGtcctcttttttttttctctcCCTCCTTCGCTTCTCGTCTGTGACGTCTCTTCAACACATTGGTAGCGGAGAAACGAGGGTAAATGAGAAGAGAGAGTCGCTGCGGCATTCGGATTGGACAATTTATCTCATACGGCACGGATACAGACGACGACAGGCCATGATCACAAACGACATCCGACACCAGTTACTTTTCTCCGAACCCGTTCACTTGACGCTTCATACTTGACATCGTCACGGCGCAGCAACTTTTCGCATCTTGTTTTCCTCCAGCTCATCGCCAACACCACAGGGCCATCACCGACCATGGCGTCGGGCCTCTTCCAAACCGCTCTTCTCCTCGCACCCCtcacctcctcgacggcgacgctcgtctGCGCCTGGGACCAGCACGTCTTTCACTCTGCCCTGACGCGGCCCGAGACACAACCGCACGCCGAAGCAATTCTGCCGTCCTTTTGGCGCACGCTGCTGCCGACCGGTCTACCGCAGGTCGTTGCTCAGCTCGGCGCGACGGCCTGCACGAGCACCGTTGCCCTTTGCCTCCACGGTGATCTACTGCGTCGCCGAAGCGCCCACGGCTGGTACGTGgccgcggcgacgctcgccgtcgctcatCTCGCCTACGGTCCGCTCGTCGCACGAAGCATCAAGCGCGTCCTCGATGATGAGCGCCGCGAGGGCCGCAGCaatgtcgccgtcgagcgtgtCTGGGTCGACGTGAACCTGCTGAGGATGCTGACGACtgacctcgccgcctgggcctgtgccctcgtcgccgttaCGAAGGCGTTGACGGCCCATCCATGAGCGTACCCTCGAGTTGCTttccgttctccgtacatgcatcgTTGGCTCGCAGCGTTTGTTTTGATTTGTCTTGTTCTTTTCATGTATACATGAACTGCAACGCGCAGCATGGGTATGGGTATTGTTATACAAACATCTTGCACGTACATCCTGCGCGTACATCTTGCGCGTGCATCCTGCGCGTGCATCTTGCGTGTACATGTTGCACATGCCCCTCTGCCCGTCTACTTTCCCGTCCCGTTGAAATGCAAAGTGGAGAGATGCCATGCCGCTGTCTCCCAACGCCAGCCCAGATGCTCCTTGTCGTATCCCATGCCAAACAAAACGCCGTAGATCAAAAATACACCGCCCTCCTCTTCTTCgttctcgtcgtccgtctcgttCCAGAGAGTCGAGGAGGGTcggggatggatggaagACGGGCTAATCCTCCTTTGGCTGCCGCATCCAAGCATCAATGGCCGCGCTGAAGGCGGCAAAGGCCAGACAGCCGCCAGCCATGGCCTGCGGACCTGCGTTCTTGGCGAGGATGCCACCTGTCAGGCAgccggccgcgacgccgttgccgagGTCGTTCTTGGCGCGCATGCCCTCGATGCCGCACTCGATGCCGGCAAAGAGTGCGCCGACCTTGCCGAAGTTCTTGGCCATGGAATAGGAACGCGTGCCCATGTCCTTGAAGCCAACTTTGAGCTGCTCCcgcagcggcatcgacgagatggTCTGGCCCGCCGCATTCGTTACGGGGCTTCCAAACGGTGTATCGTATGACATCTGGCCAAAACTGGTAAGCAACCGCCGCCGGACGACAAAGGGCCGAACAGGATGGAGGGAAACAGAGGACGGTGAGGACGGAGAGGGTGCTGTACCGAAGCCATGAACATGCCAAAGAGGCCACCCATGCCGAATCCCATGACGCCCGACATGACCGACTTGCCAAAGCATGACTCCATCGCTCCTTGGATCTAGACAAGCGGCAAACATGATTCCGTTAGCCTTGATCTCGTCAAGATGAGAACACGGACGCATCGTACAGCCTTGACGTTGGGATCTTGCGGACCGATGCCGGCAGCGACAGCACCACCCGAcggtggtggcggcggcggcggcggcgtaccCGACGGAAAGTTCATCGTCGATTCGTGGATGGTTGCGCTACTGTCCTTTGCCGTCGATGCTTCCTGGCAAAAGCTGTCGTGGATATTGATAGTATGAACCATGGAGGTATCTCGAATTTCTGCCAACCTTCACCGCTCTCCAGTGAGCAAATCCCCGCCCCACTACCGTTAGGTGCTCCATGTTTCCCCTCAAGGCTTAGCGGCGTTGGACGACTTGCCTCAAAatgctccgtgcaagtacagtacaaggaTTACTAccacctaagtaagtacctactggtaagtacttgtacatacgtggagtacggagtaattacggagtacttacggagagtacttacaactagtaatagctgtactgtaattattgcagtacggagcacggagtacggagtaaaggTAGAACTATttgcacagagtacatgtacatgtactgtaagtagttgtgcCAGTATTACtaacttactgtactgtacactatGAAATGCACCGAATGCATCTTGTCGTCCGTACAACACATAATCCGTACTTCACATCAACATATGTCTACTACCTGCAAAGCACGCACATTGCACGTCCAAGTAGACTGGAGCAACGGTAAGCCATGTCCGCATAATCTAGCTCTCGTGAATCGTCTTCCACTGCAATCGACCTACACTTTGTAGGGCCCGGCTACCCTCCCTCTCGACCACGACCAATCTGTCGCTTCACGCCCGCCCGGGGAGTGCATCACAATCTCAAGTCTCCCAAAGACAAACGGAATCCAGACGGCTGCTTGGTCTGTACCCGTGGCATTCTTTTGCACAAATTCCCCACAGGCAACCTGTTTCTAAACCACCACATTCTGTGACCGCTCTCCCCAGCAAGGATACCGAAATATCGAGTTCCAAACTCCTACACGACTGGTGCGCAAAATCATGGTCTGAAATGTGAGTAGTATCCGTCGGCATTGCCGTGGGTCTCTTCGGAGCAAGGGGTCGGCGAAGTAGGCGAGTTGGCGTGGTTGGatgacgtcctcgacgcatAGCCCGAGTCCTGCCCGTTGCTCACCACTTCGTCGACGCATCCAAACCCTCCCGGGGCGATGGTCTGGGCCGTTCCGTATCCGTGTCCCGGCTGGGTAAGAATCGGAGGGAGGGTGAGGGCGCCATCCAAaacgtcaccgccgtcgtaCGGGTGGCCACTGCTGCCGTGACCATAATAGCCGCTCGTGCCGCCATGGCATCCATGGTATCCAGCATATCCATGATATCCGCCGTATCCGCCGTAAcagttgccgccgccgccgccgtagccAGAGCCACCGGTGCCGTAGCCAGCGTGTGCGGCGTGGATGCCCATGCCTCCGCTGGCGTACGCGTGAGCCGGACCGGCGGCTCGTGGAAAGACGACGGGAGGGTAGTAGGGCTCCCGGGGTACGTGGTAGGGGGCCGTGGTGCTGGCATGCATCGGTGCATACGGTGCCTGGGTAGAGCTACCAGCAGGCACCGGCCGACGTGATTCGTTGTCGGAACCGTGCGTCGAGGCAACGGATCCGTCGGCGGacgcttccgccgccggctctcTGGTGGTCAGGCCTTTGCCCGCCGCGTCCACGGCGgtccgcttcgtcggccgggGCGATTCTTCGTCGCTGGCTGCCCGcttcctcggcaccggctgCCGACGCGGCCTGCCCGACCTCGCAACCTCGGCCGGGTCTTTGCCGTTGGCCTCTGCTACCCGTCAGATGACGACTCGTGGCCAGGAACGGCTGCTGGCAACGGCagccgccgcggcgacgcACCTAGTTCTTCGATGTGTGCCCGGACGAGGTCGTACGACTTGGGCGAGTAGTGCCTTGTCGTGATGTTCTGAAAGTAATGCTCGTCTTGCCATGTGTCAGCGATGTCGCGGGGGACGGGACCGTCTCCTCTTGGTTCGTACAGAGCATCAGTTGCGTGTAGGTGCGGCGGGCCTGAGCGCCAAAGTGCTGCTGCATCCTGGCCGCCAGCTGCACCCAGTCGATGGGTTCTCccgtctcgacggcggccttggGCGAGAGTGGCACGACGGTTCGCCAAAAGTACAGCTCCTCGGCACGCGACCATGTTTTGCCACCCATCTCGATGTTCGGTTACGTCGGCGGGGAGAGGAAAACAAAGCGAGGTGGGGTGGGGGTTTGGTGACGAAAGATCCAAGACTCGTGGCGGAAGAAGGCCTGCTTCGTTGATCCAATttcgtgctccgtgcttgtgctcgtGTTTGTGTTTCCGACGTGCGTGTACGGATATGTGGTGGAGAGCGGCAAAAGGTAGGAAAAGGGGGCAAACGGTGGTTGCCAAGATTTATAGCTGGTAGGCTCGAAACGGGTCGGCGGATGGTTCGGCCAGTGAATCGTAGCAACGGCTCTCCCCATTCCCTGGCGACGGTTAGGCGAGCTTCGCACCCTTTGGCGAGCCGGTCGGAGGGGTCGACGTGTATGATTCACCGGCGCCCGCGCCTGAGGAGGATGGAACGATTGTCTAGCCACGCCTCGCAAGGCGCCGAGGGACGGGCGCTTCGACGCGCTTGGAGAGCAGAAAATCGGCGAGGTTTCGTTCCATCCTCGAAAACTGGACGTCATCCTGTGAgccacgccggcggccaaaCGAGGATGGGAACGGAGCCGACAACGAGTCCAAGCTGGGAGACTCACAAAGCTCTTTTGACGCAGCGGCACGACGCCGTCACGGATCCAGAATCCCCAGCTCCCCATGGCGTTGGCCAGCATCATATCCGTCGTCAGcctgtcgccgacgacggccacgtgCGAGGGGTCCGTGACGCCCGTCTCGGGGTGCCGCTCGAAGTAGGCCATGATGTCAGGCCCGCACCCGGGCTTCTTGACCGAGTGCGCCAGAACAGCGACACCCGTGCTCttctccaccgccgccgcctgctgcaGCTCCTTGTCCCAGCTGCTGGCGCCCGCCGTGTTGGACACGACGAGCAGTCGACGTCCGGGGTAGGCCTGCTTGAGCCTCTCGAAATGCTCCTGCAACCCCGTCAGCGTCGGTCGTCCGGAGAAGGGGGTAGCGTCGAGGCAGGATGCGGAGTACCTTGTACGGCTCGTAAACGTCTCGCGCGTCCGGGTAGACGAAGCagtcgtccttgtcgagaACGACGGCCTTGATGTCGGACTGTCGGCCAGCCGCCTGCAGCCCCTTGTCCAGCGGGATGGGGAGGTCATTGAATGTCGCCACGGTGTGATGCGGGAGACACAGGCCCGGTTTGAAGAGCAGCTTGGTCACATTGAGTGACGCCGAGAGGTTGAGGTTCATGTTGCTCGGAAGCTACGCCGTCTCCAGCTCTGAAGGCTCTCGTCTGCCTCCGTGAAGTTCCTTCGGTGGACACTGAAGTCTGACCTGCCTCTCGAAGCCCAGGCTCGAGTGGAGCGCAgactcgtacggagtactgtaagtaattagtaggcacctacagtacctgcaagcTTCTACTTACACAGGTCTAGCTGCAGTGCTGGTAGCTGTGCCCTGTCAACGCGTCCAGTAAAAATACCGCGCCACGAACCGGCGATGGTGCCAGCTAGCACTATTACTCAGTAGTTCCAGTGCTcatactgtacctacttactgctACGTACTCCGTCGGTAGGTACTAaataggtactagtaggtacctacctagtacggagtagttattaattaattacaTTGCATGTATGATTCCCTAGAAATTTAATCAgagtaccccgtacggagtacatgtacatgagcAGTCACCATGTTGCTTGGAGCTGCACacagtaattaataggtGTTCAACGACCCATGCACCCAAGCTACCCTCAAGCGGGCACGTCAAGACGCACCCAAACGCGGCCACCATTGCCATCCTGGCAGTGACCGCAGATATGCCCGGGGGGGACTCTCTGCAGAATGGCACTCCTACGCCTGAGCGGCGGTCTCTGCGCAAGCGGTCTCATGACgaagctgccgctgccgagctcgaggtcggATCGACGCCTTCGAAACGCAGACGAACGTCTCTCACAACCCACGACGCGACGGGGCCCGACAGTCAAAGGGATCCATCTGTACCGATAGACACCGAAGTTTCGGCATCTGTAACAGAGGCACACATCAATGGGAGTGCGGACAAACCCGTGCAGTCGTCCGTTCCGGACCCTGCCAAGGCAACTCCTCGAAAGCGTGGCCGCCCTCCCAAGGCCAAATCAACACCCCTTCCAGAGGCCATACCTACAGGCACCAAAGTTTCAGAAGCTTCGACGGAGGTGCCCATCAATGACGGTGCACCCGATCCCGTAATGCTGTCCGAGCCGGAACCTCCAGCGGCaactcctcgacgacgtggtcGCCCTCCGAAGGCATCCTCGCAATCTCAAACACCCACCTCCAAGGCCAACCCGACCCCCCTGTTCGCTACGCCTGTGAAGAAGGTCGACGCGGGCTCGGCAGctgcgacgccgaggagacAGGCCGCCGACAGGTCGGCAAGGAGGAAGAGTGCCCGGGCATTGATCGAGAACGCCgtccgcgacggcgacagcgatgacgacgacgacaacgacgaacTGGTGCGCGAGATCTACGAGAGCGAGCCAGGCGACGACCAAGATGACGACGggggagacgacgatgacagGGAAGATCGTGAGAGCGCCGTTCCTGTCAACGAAGCTTCGACACCGTCCAAAACCCCCCAGCGGAGAAGACGGTCGAAAGCCAAGTCTCCGACGCCCCCACGAGATCTCCCCCCCCACGAGCTCTACTTCGCCCACAACAAGCCCGGCCGGCCCAAGACGTCGGACAACACCTTGGCCGACCTCGCCCTTCTCTCCCACGACCAGTACTTCTCCATCCTGACCCGGCTCCAAGACCCTcacgccgccgaggttgaGCATCTCCAGTCCCTTCACGCAGAGTCGTTCCCGCAATGGTCCTTCGAGCTCTCCCAAGCCTTCAGCCTTTGTCTCTTTGGTTTCGGGTCCAAAAGGGCGCTGCTGCGCCGCTTCGCGAGGCACCTGCACCTGAACCCCCACGGCGACCTGGAGAGGAGAACGGTCGTCGTCAACGGATACGCTCACACGACCAACATGAGGGAGATACTAAGTGTCATCAGTGATGCCATCCATCCCAACCAGAAGCTAACCACCGCCGCCCCTGCGACCATGGTCCGCGCCATCACCGCCCATCTCTCCGCCAGCGACGTCTgcctcaccctcgtcgtcaactCAATCGACGCCCCGCCGCTGCGCAAGCCTGGCATGCAGGCTGCCCTCGCCCAGCTGGCACTCCATCCACGCGTTCAGCTCGTCTGCTCCGCCGACACCCCCGACTTCCCTTTGCTCTGGGACATCGGCCTCCGCAGCGCTTTCAACTTCGCCTTCCACGACTGCACCACCTTTTCCCCCTttgacgccgagctcgacgtcgtcgacgacgttcACGAACTTCTCGGACGCACTGCCCGCCGCGTCAACGGCCGTGAGGGTGTCGCCTTTGTCCTCCGCAGCCTCCCCGAGAACGCCAAGAACCTAttccgcctcctcgtcggcgaggtcctcgtcgccatggaggATGAGGGCAACGTCACGGACGAacccgccggcgtcgagtaCAGAATGGTTTACGGCAAGGCCGTCGAAGAATTCATCTGCAGCTCCGAGATGGCCTTCCGGACGCTATTGAAGGAGTGCGTCTCCCCAACCAGCACCCACCCCCGCCCCCAAACACAACACACTCCCCGCTTCATCCCCCATGCTGACGAGTTGCCTGTAGGTTCCACGACCATCAGATGATTACGAGCC of the Drechmeria coniospora strain ARSEF 6962 chromosome 01, whole genome shotgun sequence genome contains:
- a CDS encoding endosomal cargo receptor, giving the protein MRLTTIAAGVIAWMATDVVATALTYHLPANEKACFYTETKKDNEKVAFYFAVQSGGSFDIDYIVEGPEGKVILKGEKERQGDFVFTAQKTGDYSFCFDNDMSTFADKFIDFEISVENESRSAQLPSKQGSTPEQTTIIEEAIIKISGQLSTISRNQKYFRTRENRNFSTVHSTERRIVNFSMMQIGLIICMGALQVFVVRFFFQGARKGYV
- a CDS encoding Mitochondrial import inner membrane translocase subunit tim-22, with translation MNFPSGTPPPPPPPPSGGAVAAGIGPQDPNVKAIQGAMESCFGKSVMSGVMGFGMGGLFGMFMASMSYDTPFGSPVTNAAGQTISSMPLREQLKVGFKDMGTRSYSMAKNFGKVGALFAGIECGIEGMRAKNDLGNGVAAGCLTGGILAKNAGPQAMAGGCLAFAAFSAAIDAWMRQPKED
- a CDS encoding origin recognition complex subunit 2 — its product is MPGGDSLQNGTPTPERRSLRKRSHDEAAAAELEVGSTPSKRRRTSLTTHDATGPDSQRDPSVPIDTEVSASVTEAHINGSADKPVQSSVPDPAKATPRKRGRPPKAKSTPLPEAIPTGTKVSEASTEVPINDGAPDPVMLSEPEPPAATPRRRGRPPKASSQSQTPTSKANPTPLFATPVKKVDAGSAAATPRRQAADRSARRKSARALIENAVRDGDSDDDDDNDELVREIYESEPGDDQDDDGGDDDDREDRESAVPVNEASTPSKTPQRRRRSKAKSPTPPRDLPPHELYFAHNKPGRPKTSDNTLADLALLSHDQYFSILTRLQDPHAAEVEHLQSLHAESFPQWSFELSQAFSLCLFGFGSKRALLRRFARHLHLNPHGDLERRTVVVNGYAHTTNMREILSVISDAIHPNQKLTTAAPATMVRAITAHLSASDVCLTLVVNSIDAPPLRKPGMQAALAQLALHPRVQLVCSADTPDFPLLWDIGLRSAFNFAFHDCTTFSPFDAELDVVDDVHELLGRTARRVNGREGVAFVLRSLPENAKNLFRLLVGEVLVAMEDEGNVTDEPAGVEYRMVYGKAVEEFICSSEMAFRTLLKEFHDHQMITSRKDALGTELLSVPFQKDELEAILEDLMS